The proteins below come from a single Edaphobacter acidisoli genomic window:
- the smpB gene encoding SsrA-binding protein SmpB, translating to MPRSLSNPTAAYQPKPAAKAKDRDPVAAGLRDAAFNRSASFNYFLSDRFEAGVALRGTEVKSIREGKANLKDAYGLLKDGECFLLNAHIGPFSHGNIMNHDSLRTRKLLLHKTELRKLEALTRQKGFTLIPVRLYFKNGRVKCELALAKGKQDWDKRETERRREADKEARAAVARSQRR from the coding sequence ATGCCTCGTTCCTTATCCAATCCGACGGCAGCCTATCAGCCGAAGCCCGCGGCAAAGGCCAAGGACCGCGATCCTGTGGCAGCAGGGCTGCGTGATGCCGCGTTTAACCGCTCAGCCAGCTTCAACTACTTTCTATCCGACAGGTTTGAAGCCGGAGTGGCGCTGCGCGGCACTGAGGTCAAATCCATTCGTGAGGGCAAAGCCAATCTAAAGGACGCCTACGGGCTACTTAAGGATGGCGAATGCTTTCTGCTGAACGCACATATTGGCCCATTCTCCCATGGCAACATCATGAACCACGATTCGTTGCGAACGCGGAAGCTGCTGCTGCACAAAACCGAGCTGCGTAAGCTTGAGGCCCTAACTAGACAGAAGGGTTTCACGCTGATCCCCGTGCGGCTCTACTTCAAGAATGGCCGCGTGAAATGCGAACTGGCGCTCGCAAAGGGCAAGCAGGACTGGGACAAACGCGAGACCGAACGCAGACGCGAGGCTGACAAGGAAGCGCGCGCGGCGGTTGCGAGAAGCCAGCGCCGCTAG
- a CDS encoding arginine--tRNA ligase — MYRIIQQSLLARIQAILLTKYGVTLTNLVVEQPPSIALGELALPVAFELAKRLRKAPRAIATELAAELTASLSEIEDITGVEVAGAGYLNIRIDRAAAVRDIAADKHADIGGPGFRLVEHTSINPNKAAHIGHLRNAILGDTFQRLLRSDSYKSGYKVGVQNYIDNTGVQVADVVVGLVHLEGKNLLNTRELLSELAARGQRIDYYCWDLYARVSQWYTADPGQIAARKQVRLDALHALESGGNETAEIADLIATAVLRRHLETMERLGIEYDFLPRESEILSLHFWDAARKLMIENGVLYEETEGKNKGCWVMRRAGSETEQESDGPDEDAKVIVRSNGTVTYVGKDIAYHLWKFGLLPGKDFGYEKFCEYPSHTCWISTPDTSKHERPTFGQADAIYNVIDSRQNDPQTQVIQALRSMGFTQAADNYTHFSYEMVALTPRCALDMGYEVAEEDRKKPYIEVSGRKGFGVKADDLLDQLIAAAKSEVDARHPELSDGERLTIARQIGVGALRYFMLRFTRNTVIAFDFKDALSFEGETGPYVQYAIVRAANILRKANTTEAEVLEAIPKINLGSILDSDEGNSLWETWLLVSKLSLVIEQCLTTSEPAYLAKYVFQLAQQFNNFYHRHHVLHETDPERKTFLLATAVVAQRELTRALGYLGIEAPPVM, encoded by the coding sequence ATGTATCGCATCATTCAGCAATCACTTTTGGCCCGCATTCAGGCCATTCTTTTGACAAAGTACGGTGTTACGCTCACGAACCTCGTGGTGGAGCAGCCTCCCAGTATTGCTCTTGGAGAACTCGCGTTACCTGTTGCATTTGAACTGGCCAAGCGTCTTCGAAAGGCTCCACGCGCGATTGCAACTGAACTGGCCGCCGAACTGACCGCTTCACTCAGTGAGATCGAGGACATTACGGGAGTCGAAGTTGCTGGTGCGGGCTACCTGAATATCCGCATCGACCGCGCGGCTGCCGTCCGCGACATCGCGGCCGACAAGCACGCCGATATTGGTGGACCAGGCTTCCGACTCGTTGAACATACAAGCATCAACCCCAACAAGGCAGCTCATATCGGGCACCTCCGCAATGCGATCCTTGGTGACACTTTTCAACGGCTGCTCCGCAGCGACAGTTATAAGAGCGGTTATAAGGTTGGCGTGCAGAACTACATCGACAACACAGGGGTCCAGGTGGCTGATGTGGTTGTCGGCCTGGTTCATCTGGAAGGGAAGAACCTTCTCAATACGCGTGAACTCCTTAGTGAACTCGCTGCCAGAGGTCAGCGCATTGATTACTACTGCTGGGACCTCTACGCGAGAGTCTCGCAATGGTATACCGCAGATCCTGGTCAAATTGCTGCGCGCAAGCAGGTTCGTCTCGATGCGCTGCATGCGCTTGAATCTGGGGGTAATGAAACGGCGGAGATCGCTGATCTTATCGCAACTGCGGTTCTTCGGCGTCATCTCGAAACCATGGAGCGTCTTGGCATCGAATACGACTTTCTTCCTCGCGAGAGCGAGATATTGAGCCTCCACTTCTGGGACGCCGCCCGCAAATTGATGATCGAAAACGGCGTCCTTTATGAAGAGACCGAGGGCAAGAACAAGGGCTGTTGGGTGATGCGTCGCGCGGGCTCGGAGACTGAGCAGGAAAGCGATGGGCCGGATGAGGATGCTAAAGTCATCGTCCGTTCCAATGGAACCGTCACGTACGTTGGCAAGGACATCGCATACCATCTGTGGAAGTTTGGGCTTCTGCCGGGCAAAGACTTTGGCTACGAAAAGTTTTGCGAGTACCCAAGCCATACCTGCTGGATTTCTACGCCTGACACTAGCAAGCATGAGCGCCCGACCTTCGGCCAAGCTGATGCCATTTACAACGTCATCGACTCTCGCCAGAACGACCCACAGACGCAGGTCATTCAGGCTCTCCGCAGCATGGGCTTCACGCAAGCGGCGGACAACTACACCCATTTCAGCTATGAGATGGTCGCACTGACACCGCGCTGTGCGCTTGACATGGGCTACGAGGTTGCTGAAGAGGACCGCAAGAAACCATATATCGAGGTCAGCGGACGCAAGGGCTTTGGTGTTAAGGCAGACGATCTTCTTGACCAACTCATCGCTGCTGCAAAATCCGAGGTTGACGCGCGCCATCCAGAGCTTTCTGACGGTGAGCGTCTGACCATCGCCAGACAAATAGGTGTGGGCGCACTGCGCTACTTCATGCTGCGCTTTACGCGCAATACCGTTATAGCTTTTGACTTCAAGGATGCACTCAGTTTCGAGGGCGAGACCGGACCTTATGTCCAGTACGCGATCGTTCGCGCTGCGAATATTCTTCGCAAAGCGAACACGACAGAGGCTGAGGTTCTTGAAGCTATTCCCAAAATCAATCTCGGAAGCATCCTGGATAGTGACGAAGGCAACAGTCTATGGGAGACATGGCTGTTGGTATCAAAACTCAGCCTTGTGATTGAACAGTGCCTTACTACATCCGAGCCTGCCTATCTCGCTAAGTATGTCTTCCAGTTAGCGCAGCAGTTCAATAACTTCTACCATCGGCACCATGTTCTTCACGAGACTGACCCTGAGCGCAAGACTTTCCTTCTGGCAACTGCTGTGGTCGCGCAGCGAGAGTTGACTCGCGCCCTCGGCTATCTTGGTATTGAAGCCCCACCAGTCATGTGA
- a CDS encoding type II secretion system protein, which translates to MRKGSASETGLTLVELIITVAIVAILASAALPIARFQVKREKERELRRDLWEMRDAIDRYKDAADKGAFQVKADSLGYPPDLQTLVDGVDIQDKKVRFLRSIPVDPMTGNTDWALRSNQDDPDSDSFGGQNVFDVHSKSDGTALDGTKYSTW; encoded by the coding sequence ATGCGCAAGGGGAGTGCAAGTGAGACTGGCCTCACACTGGTCGAACTGATCATTACTGTGGCTATCGTTGCTATTCTTGCTTCGGCCGCGCTGCCCATCGCGCGCTTTCAAGTGAAACGTGAAAAGGAGCGCGAACTTCGCCGCGATCTCTGGGAGATGCGTGATGCCATTGATCGCTACAAAGACGCTGCTGATAAAGGAGCGTTTCAAGTCAAGGCCGACTCTCTCGGCTATCCTCCCGATCTTCAGACACTCGTCGATGGAGTGGATATTCAGGACAAAAAGGTGAGGTTTTTGCGAAGTATCCCTGTCGATCCAATGACCGGGAATACTGACTGGGCGCTGCGGTCGAATCAGGATGATCCGGACTCGGATAGCTTCGGTGGTCAGAACGTCTTCGACGTACACTCAAAGAGCGATGGCACGGCTCTTGACGGGACAAAGTACTCAACATGGTAG
- a CDS encoding M48 family metallopeptidase: MRSAMYLGLVAVLVFSTTGFAQSTDSQTQTAPSSQPTATESQSSAQPSDKAPQAKSDKDKKAAAATAAAKPETDSIPSPGEDLDTHIKKGSEDDVNAIGTRDIGGRGVGNWYSTDWEIRNGKQYATEIEKSAHMVTDPVINEYINRVGQNIVKNSDCKVPFTIKIIDSDEINAMALPGGFFYVNSGLILAADEEAELAGVMAHEIAHVCAHHAAREATRLNYMQIGSIPLMIVAYGSWTGYGIYEASQIAIPVTFLQFSRNFEAEADWLGLQYMYKAGYDPQAFVQFFEKISALEKHKPGTLAKVFADHPQTPDRIARSEEEIATIMPSKPDYIVTTSEFDAVKARLARLENRRKVTNGKEGSRPTLRRTADSNNNPNTPSDSGDDRPTLSRRD; the protein is encoded by the coding sequence ATGCGCTCGGCAATGTATCTCGGACTGGTAGCCGTTCTCGTGTTTTCAACGACGGGTTTTGCGCAAAGTACAGATTCGCAGACGCAGACTGCGCCATCTTCTCAGCCTACCGCCACTGAATCGCAGTCCTCTGCACAGCCTTCGGATAAAGCTCCGCAGGCGAAATCTGACAAGGACAAGAAGGCGGCAGCTGCTACCGCTGCGGCTAAGCCCGAGACCGACTCAATCCCATCGCCCGGCGAAGATCTTGACACACATATCAAGAAGGGCAGTGAGGATGATGTCAATGCCATCGGTACCCGCGACATCGGGGGACGCGGCGTGGGTAACTGGTATTCGACTGACTGGGAGATCCGCAACGGGAAACAGTACGCTACGGAGATCGAAAAGTCGGCCCACATGGTCACCGATCCGGTCATCAACGAGTACATCAACCGCGTAGGCCAGAACATAGTCAAGAACTCTGACTGCAAGGTTCCGTTCACGATAAAAATCATCGACTCGGACGAGATCAATGCTATGGCTCTTCCTGGCGGTTTCTTCTACGTCAACTCTGGCCTGATTTTGGCGGCTGATGAAGAGGCCGAGCTCGCTGGGGTTATGGCTCACGAGATCGCTCACGTCTGTGCGCACCACGCTGCGCGTGAGGCTACGCGTCTGAATTACATGCAGATCGGGTCCATCCCGCTGATGATCGTGGCGTATGGTTCATGGACTGGATACGGTATCTACGAGGCGTCTCAGATCGCCATACCGGTGACGTTCCTGCAGTTCTCGCGGAACTTTGAGGCGGAGGCTGACTGGCTGGGGTTGCAGTACATGTACAAGGCTGGCTACGATCCACAGGCTTTCGTGCAGTTCTTCGAGAAGATATCGGCGTTGGAGAAGCACAAGCCGGGGACGCTGGCGAAGGTCTTCGCGGACCACCCGCAGACGCCTGACCGGATTGCGCGCTCCGAGGAGGAGATCGCGACGATCATGCCGTCGAAGCCGGATTACATCGTGACGACCAGCGAGTTTGATGCGGTGAAGGCGCGGCTGGCGCGGTTGGAGAACCGGCGTAAGGTCACGAACGGCAAGGAGGGTAGCCGTCCTACGCTGCGCCGTACGGCGGACAGTAACAACAATCCGAACACCCCGTCGGATTCAGGTGACGACCGGCCGACGTTGAGCCGCCGGGACTAG
- a CDS encoding cohesin domain-containing protein produces MVYSPERKGLEGEASTGSVLPNFDQRAGIFSSRRPTHKDANGSSMGCGNRSIGKASVSFIRAFPVVLVAGVFAASASPAHAQSASKWDKRGQVAESHQDYEAAMNDYHQALLKKPSDIRYRGRYERMRFLAGVSHVDRGRVLRQSGDYNGALTEFRRAVEIDPSNQTAQQELDRMLREGAPPPTSSATPTPIESQEQKQEATEVKEISSVAGPVQLKPVSNEPITLHMVEDTKVIYQAIGKAAGLNVLFDPNYTSKRVPVDLTNVSLSDALRIVGTISGTFYKPVTSNTIFVAQDTRQNRTDLEEQAVQTFYLTNASQQAEGNEIVTAIRNLLDPSTKIYLVPSQDAIVMRATPDQLLLAQKLLNDLDRAKPEVVVDVAILEVNRDKLRNLGITLPQSVTLTPQANPYGTAATNTGSSSSGSSTTSPSTFTLNSLAHINANNFAVGISGGTLNALLTDTDTRILQNPRIRATDGQKAELKIGQKIPIATGSYNAGVSTGVASIGVQTQFTFVDVGVLIDMTPTVHYDNDVTLKMHIEVSSQNGNVTISGVTEPIIGQRVVDQTIQLKEGEPSILAGIITKQDNRTVSGTPGLGELPFFKFFFASNSKEVQDNEIVFLLIPHIVRESLLTNLNTRAIDTGTGQSIELRHLSTPVQSVSDTSNPGTAEKPAVGQPTTAANAAAAMVEQLKQQAQPITPPSITQPSATSPQPTTSQPQAQPSQPANPSAVSLSVAPGESTETVGSTFQVAVMLNNGHDIFSVPLQLQYNPAVLQLVNVDAGSFLARDGQAVAVGHRDDSGLVTISASRPPNSGGVNGQGNVVTMTFKAIAAGDSNLSLVKVGALNSAQNNLPATGSQAVVHVK; encoded by the coding sequence ATGGTATACTCACCCGAGCGCAAGGGCCTGGAAGGCGAAGCCAGCACAGGCAGCGTCCTCCCCAATTTCGACCAGCGGGCAGGCATATTTTCCTCCAGACGCCCCACACACAAGGACGCCAACGGAAGCAGCATGGGTTGCGGTAACAGATCAATCGGCAAAGCATCGGTATCGTTTATCAGGGCATTTCCGGTCGTCCTCGTCGCGGGAGTCTTTGCAGCGTCTGCCTCCCCGGCTCACGCACAGTCGGCCAGCAAGTGGGACAAGCGTGGCCAGGTCGCGGAGTCGCATCAGGACTATGAGGCCGCCATGAATGACTACCATCAGGCGTTGCTCAAGAAGCCTAGCGATATCCGTTATCGCGGTCGTTATGAGCGCATGAGGTTCCTTGCCGGAGTGTCACACGTTGACCGCGGTCGTGTGCTGCGCCAGAGCGGCGACTATAACGGCGCACTCACCGAGTTCCGGCGAGCTGTTGAGATTGATCCCTCTAACCAGACCGCACAGCAGGAGCTTGACCGTATGCTGCGCGAAGGAGCGCCACCGCCGACTTCGTCGGCTACTCCTACGCCTATCGAATCGCAGGAGCAGAAACAGGAGGCCACTGAGGTAAAGGAGATCAGCTCTGTAGCAGGGCCAGTTCAGCTTAAGCCTGTCTCGAATGAGCCTATTACGCTTCACATGGTTGAGGACACGAAGGTCATCTACCAGGCCATTGGCAAGGCTGCCGGGCTCAATGTTCTCTTCGATCCGAACTATACCTCCAAGCGCGTTCCGGTAGACCTGACCAATGTAAGCCTCTCCGATGCTTTGCGAATTGTTGGGACGATCTCTGGAACCTTTTACAAACCCGTTACTTCAAACACGATTTTTGTGGCCCAGGACACCCGTCAGAATCGCACTGATCTTGAAGAACAAGCCGTACAGACCTTCTATTTGACTAATGCCAGCCAACAGGCGGAAGGCAATGAGATTGTCACAGCGATCCGCAACCTGCTTGACCCAAGCACGAAGATTTACCTCGTTCCCAGCCAGGACGCAATCGTCATGCGCGCGACGCCAGATCAACTCCTTCTGGCGCAGAAGCTGCTGAACGATCTCGATAGAGCGAAGCCCGAGGTTGTCGTTGATGTTGCGATCCTCGAAGTTAATCGGGACAAACTGCGCAACTTGGGCATCACGCTACCACAGTCCGTGACGCTCACCCCGCAAGCCAATCCGTATGGCACTGCTGCAACGAATACGGGGTCCTCCTCTAGCGGTAGTTCAACGACCAGCCCCTCGACTTTCACGCTGAACTCGCTGGCTCATATCAACGCAAATAACTTTGCCGTTGGAATCTCTGGCGGTACGCTGAACGCGCTGCTCACCGATACGGATACGCGAATCCTGCAGAATCCGCGTATCCGTGCAACTGATGGTCAAAAAGCCGAACTAAAGATTGGCCAGAAAATTCCTATTGCGACGGGGTCTTACAATGCTGGCGTCTCAACCGGTGTGGCCAGCATCGGTGTGCAGACTCAGTTCACATTTGTGGATGTGGGCGTACTCATCGACATGACACCCACGGTGCACTACGACAACGATGTGACCCTCAAGATGCACATCGAAGTCTCCTCGCAGAACGGCAACGTCACGATCAGCGGGGTTACCGAGCCTATCATCGGCCAGCGCGTGGTAGACCAGACCATCCAGCTCAAAGAGGGAGAACCAAGCATTCTTGCCGGTATTATTACCAAGCAAGACAATAGGACTGTTAGTGGAACGCCTGGTCTGGGCGAGTTGCCCTTCTTCAAGTTTTTCTTCGCATCGAACTCCAAAGAGGTGCAGGATAATGAGATTGTCTTTCTCCTCATTCCACATATCGTCCGTGAATCTCTACTGACTAACCTCAATACTCGTGCTATCGATACCGGCACAGGTCAGTCGATCGAGTTGCGCCATCTCTCTACCCCGGTGCAGTCTGTTTCGGATACCTCGAACCCTGGCACAGCCGAGAAGCCTGCTGTGGGTCAGCCCACAACAGCAGCTAACGCTGCGGCGGCTATGGTGGAACAGCTTAAGCAGCAGGCGCAGCCTATTACGCCGCCATCCATCACTCAGCCCTCTGCCACTTCGCCACAGCCGACAACGTCTCAACCGCAGGCTCAACCCAGCCAACCTGCGAATCCGTCTGCAGTCAGTCTCAGTGTTGCCCCTGGGGAATCTACGGAAACAGTCGGCAGCACCTTCCAGGTGGCTGTCATGCTGAACAACGGGCACGATATTTTCTCCGTTCCGCTTCAGCTTCAGTACAACCCTGCCGTGCTCCAGTTGGTGAACGTTGATGCGGGCAGCTTCCTTGCGCGTGACGGTCAGGCTGTTGCGGTTGGTCATCGAGATGATAGTGGTCTCGTGACTATCTCAGCGTCGCGCCCACCCAACTCCGGTGGGGTTAATGGGCAGGGTAATGTCGTTACTATGACGTTCAAGGCCATTGCCGCAGGAGATTCAAACCTGTCTCTGGTAAAAGTAGGTGCACTTAATAGCGCACAAAATAATCTGCCGGCCACCGGGTCGCAAGCCGTGGTGCATGTGAAGTGA
- a CDS encoding leucyl aminopeptidase — MDTKLLFEDAAQFVTPLLAIFAVDIATGKDTEALPVLLSTSDTVSKSTARVLETGEFKAGLGETVLLHAPAGLKAERLLLVGLGKAKTLSVDDVRKGAGTAARAAKPLGLREVAIAFPEDHALSDEHVDALPALLTSRVLTEGAIVGEVDYDTYKSDRKDRSVHSLTVVAKEQDKTARAEIQQGFNEGVIIAGAQNFTRSLVNEPGNVMTPTELGKRATAMCKQNGLKCDVHSTERLHELKMGAFWAVAKGSAEPPALIVMTYEPEGGATKDAPVLGLVGKGITFDTGGISLKPAEGMEKMKYDMAGAAAMIGSMQAIAQLKPKIKVIGIVCSAENMPDGKAFKPGDVVTAMSGKAIEIVNTDAEGRLVLSDGLHYAKTLGCTHLINAATLTGACVVALGMINAGLFSNDDATCEKFQVGLKVSGEKFWRLPCTDDYRDQIKSQIADIMNTGKSRYGGATNAAMFLKEFAGEIPWIHLDIAGCAWNEEPKSWLPYGPSGIAVRSIVEWVRSYSA, encoded by the coding sequence ATGGATACGAAACTCCTCTTTGAAGATGCCGCACAGTTCGTAACACCGCTGCTTGCAATATTTGCTGTGGACATCGCCACTGGCAAAGACACAGAAGCTCTGCCAGTCCTTCTGAGCACGTCAGACACAGTGTCGAAATCTACTGCAAGGGTACTGGAAACTGGAGAATTCAAAGCAGGCCTGGGGGAGACCGTATTGCTTCACGCTCCTGCTGGCCTGAAGGCCGAGCGGCTGCTGCTGGTGGGACTTGGCAAGGCCAAGACTCTTTCGGTCGACGATGTTCGCAAAGGTGCAGGCACCGCGGCGCGCGCTGCCAAACCCCTAGGGCTACGCGAAGTAGCTATTGCGTTTCCAGAAGACCACGCACTCTCTGACGAACACGTAGATGCCTTACCCGCACTGCTGACCTCGCGTGTGTTAACCGAGGGCGCCATCGTCGGCGAGGTTGACTACGACACCTACAAGAGCGACCGAAAGGACCGCTCCGTACACTCACTCACGGTAGTTGCGAAAGAGCAGGATAAGACTGCACGTGCAGAGATCCAGCAAGGATTTAATGAGGGCGTGATCATCGCTGGTGCGCAGAACTTTACTCGTTCACTGGTCAACGAGCCCGGTAATGTCATGACGCCGACTGAACTTGGCAAGCGCGCCACTGCAATGTGCAAACAAAATGGCCTTAAGTGCGACGTGCATTCGACAGAAAGGCTACACGAATTGAAGATGGGCGCATTCTGGGCCGTAGCAAAGGGATCGGCAGAACCCCCCGCCCTGATCGTAATGACCTACGAGCCAGAGGGCGGAGCAACCAAGGACGCCCCGGTTCTGGGCCTTGTTGGCAAGGGCATTACATTTGATACGGGCGGCATCTCTCTTAAACCAGCCGAAGGTATGGAGAAGATGAAGTACGACATGGCAGGGGCTGCAGCGATGATCGGCTCCATGCAGGCCATCGCGCAACTGAAGCCGAAGATCAAGGTGATTGGCATCGTCTGCTCGGCGGAGAACATGCCTGACGGCAAGGCATTCAAACCTGGCGATGTAGTCACAGCCATGTCGGGGAAAGCAATTGAGATTGTAAACACTGATGCTGAGGGACGCCTCGTACTTTCAGACGGTCTGCATTATGCAAAGACACTCGGATGCACGCACCTAATCAACGCAGCAACACTGACGGGCGCGTGTGTCGTGGCACTGGGAATGATCAATGCCGGATTATTTTCAAACGATGACGCGACGTGCGAGAAATTTCAGGTGGGCCTGAAGGTCTCGGGCGAGAAGTTTTGGCGGTTACCCTGCACGGACGACTACAGAGACCAGATCAAGAGCCAGATCGCCGACATCATGAACACCGGAAAGAGCCGCTATGGCGGCGCAACGAACGCGGCAATGTTCCTGAAGGAATTCGCAGGAGAAATTCCATGGATACATCTGGACATCGCCGGATGCGCCTGGAATGAAGAGCCAAAGTCTTGGCTCCCTTATGGACCAAGCGGTATCGCCGTACGCTCAATTGTGGAGTGGGTGCGCAGCTATTCTGCATAG
- a CDS encoding lysylphosphatidylglycerol synthase transmembrane domain-containing protein: protein MSASTRGRDLFKAIPGVLISIFFLWYTFKGISYSQMRSLRFEHPAWILGVVAFTFVGYTLRCVRWTSMMRPTGARFPVCARVLMVSLAANNILPLRIGDIMRVFTYAGDLGASPSVILSTVILEKLLDIFTLVLLFVATMSSIATHKLHMVAYISLTISTGGLLVLLVGARALQPRVAALFQRFEQNPKLAKLEHWIMLALDAVARIGIAGSLLLLAQSAIIWFCEGMIYLASINVFGIHMDRVTPWLAVSFANLSYLIPSSPGAIGPFELAVKTALVSHGAPGSQSAIFALALHFWLLVSITGAGGIIFLVHRVKTHNHKPLMKEIETLPTELP from the coding sequence ATGAGCGCCTCCACTAGAGGTCGCGATCTGTTCAAGGCCATTCCTGGCGTTCTTATCAGTATCTTCTTTCTCTGGTACACGTTTAAGGGAATATCCTACAGCCAGATGAGGTCGCTTCGCTTTGAGCATCCAGCATGGATCCTCGGCGTCGTAGCCTTTACATTTGTCGGCTACACACTGCGTTGTGTGCGCTGGACTTCAATGATGCGCCCCACGGGCGCTCGCTTTCCGGTTTGTGCTCGTGTTCTGATGGTTTCGCTTGCCGCCAACAATATTTTGCCGTTGCGGATCGGCGATATCATGCGGGTTTTCACTTATGCAGGAGATCTCGGGGCGTCGCCATCTGTCATCCTCAGTACGGTGATTCTTGAGAAGCTGCTCGACATTTTCACGCTGGTCCTGCTGTTTGTTGCAACGATGAGTAGTATTGCGACGCACAAGTTGCACATGGTCGCGTATATATCGCTAACTATCTCTACTGGTGGACTGCTTGTTCTTCTTGTTGGCGCGCGCGCACTTCAGCCGCGTGTGGCCGCTCTCTTCCAACGCTTCGAGCAGAACCCAAAGCTGGCAAAGCTCGAGCACTGGATTATGCTTGCGCTCGATGCTGTCGCCCGCATCGGCATTGCAGGTTCACTGCTGTTGTTGGCGCAGTCGGCAATTATCTGGTTCTGCGAGGGCATGATTTATCTCGCCAGCATCAATGTTTTTGGCATTCACATGGACCGCGTTACTCCATGGCTCGCGGTCTCATTTGCTAACCTGTCGTACCTCATCCCGAGTTCCCCTGGCGCGATTGGCCCGTTTGAACTCGCTGTCAAGACCGCACTCGTCAGCCATGGCGCTCCGGGGTCGCAGTCGGCAATCTTTGCTTTAGCTCTGCACTTCTGGCTTCTCGTCTCGATTACCGGTGCTGGAGGGATCATTTTCTTGGTCCATCGGGTCAAGACACACAACCACAAGCCACTCATGAAAGAGATCGAAACACTTCCCACGGAACTTCCATAG
- the queF gene encoding preQ(1) synthase: protein MTKKTTGYTDDHAKAGLDTKFPAIETWKNQFPAYEILIDDPEFTSVCPKTGLPDFGRITIRYMPRKTCLELKSLKEYLFTYRNLGIFQENIVNQVLDDVVKACGPEWALVVGDFRPRGGISTVVEAFYPRPKKSRGPR from the coding sequence ATGACCAAGAAGACTACCGGCTACACGGACGACCACGCGAAGGCGGGTCTGGATACGAAGTTTCCTGCGATCGAGACGTGGAAGAACCAGTTCCCGGCTTACGAGATTCTGATCGACGATCCGGAGTTTACGTCGGTGTGCCCGAAGACCGGGCTGCCCGACTTTGGGCGGATCACCATCCGGTACATGCCTCGGAAGACCTGCCTGGAGTTGAAGTCGCTGAAGGAGTACCTCTTCACGTACCGGAACCTCGGGATCTTTCAGGAGAACATCGTGAACCAGGTGCTGGATGATGTGGTGAAGGCTTGCGGGCCGGAGTGGGCGCTGGTGGTGGGGGACTTCCGGCCTCGGGGTGGGATTTCTACCGTGGTGGAGGCGTTCTATCCACGGCCGAAGAAGTCCAGGGGACCGCGGTGA
- a CDS encoding type II secretion system protein: MVETYTTRTGVADCSHEHGFTLLELMIVMTIIGLLAAIAIPSYVNNVRRAKEAVLREDLHTMREAIDSYTVDKQKAPQSLDDLVQSGYLKTMPVDPITGRSDTWIPSQDDTLSTIDQTEPGISDVHSGAQATASDGTSYSTW, translated from the coding sequence ATGGTAGAGACTTATACAACTCGTACGGGCGTAGCAGATTGCAGCCATGAGCACGGCTTCACATTGCTTGAACTGATGATCGTGATGACGATTATTGGCTTGTTAGCTGCCATCGCGATCCCGTCCTACGTCAATAACGTGCGTCGCGCAAAGGAAGCTGTCCTGCGTGAAGACCTTCACACCATGCGCGAGGCCATCGACTCTTACACGGTGGACAAGCAGAAGGCGCCACAGTCGCTTGATGATCTCGTTCAGTCGGGCTATCTAAAGACGATGCCAGTAGATCCCATTACTGGCCGTTCTGACACGTGGATACCCTCGCAGGATGATACTCTTTCGACTATTGACCAGACTGAACCGGGCATCAGCGACGTCCATTCTGGGGCCCAAGCCACGGCTTCCGACGGTACTTCTTACTCGACCTGGTAG